Part of the Mus musculus strain PWK/PhJ chromosome 11 genomic patch of type NOVEL, GRCm38.p6 PATCHES PWK/PHJ_MMCHR11_CTG3 genome, TCTGCATtgttctcttttccccttccctaGTTAAAGCCTCACCCCAATTTTCCTGTTTTATGCTTCACAGCACTATGACCTGCCATTCCCTAATCTGGAGGGTCCTGATTTGGCCCTCATATTCTCCCCTGGTTTCTGTGGTTACTCATGTCTAAAGATCCATAGCTACGaaccacagagaaagagaacatgtggtacgtgtctttctgggtctggatgaCTTCCCTCATTATATGGTCTAACTCTATCATTTATCACATATATAATGGTTTCATTATATATGTGCTCTTTCATTATTCATTCAGTTTTGCAGTTCACTTAGGTTGATTCCGTTTCTTAGCTATTGTGAACACAGTGgcaatgaacatggctgagtGAGCTCCTGTGGGGTATGATGGCTAGTCCTTTGAGCACATGCCCCAAGAGTGTTTAGCCGGCAGACTTATGTTTACCTCTTTGAGAactctccacactgatttccagagtgggtgcaCCAGTTTGTAATATCTGGTGCAGCCACTACTCGCTATACTGCTGGAGTATGCAAAGGGTAGAGCTGTAGGTAGGTGTGAAGGATTGGGCACAAGAACACTGTGACAATGCTCTGCAAACATTAAACGGAAGAAGCAGCTGTGTAGAATATAAAATTTATTGCAGAACTTGCAATGTGTGTAAAATATcaagcaaaaatgaaaaagaatacacCTGGGTCATGAGATGTTTaggagctttttctttttctatttcttaagcTGGTGTGATAATATTCTGTTGCCCTCCAACAATGTCTTAGGAGCATCACACCACAAGCAACTCTTTATCTTGATTATTTTATTACACTAGTTGTAGCATTATGGCAGTGTAGcaatacaaagagagagaaaaaagaagagaaaagaaaaagaggaagagaagggatagagagggagggagggagagagagagagagagagagagagagagagagagagagagagaggagagagagagagagagagagagaatacttggACTGGCTGGTTGCTTGCCAGGGATTCTTCTATTCGATCCATGCATAGCACAGCAGGCCATAGGTTCAGACTGCCCCTCTAGCTACTCTGTTCACACCACTTGGCTTCCTATGTTCTTGATGAATGTACAAATTAGCAAAACACCCCTAGTCCACTGACTAACAAAGTTCACACTGTAAAGTAACATGTTCACTCTCATGTTTGCCTTCTGTGACCTGGTTAGCAGAAAGCCAACCCCAAGAGTCTAATCTAGACttgatgagaaaaaagaaagaagaaagaaagagagagaaagagagagagagagagagagagagagagagagagagagagagaggaaaaaccaAGGATGTCTCTGCAAAGCTTGAGCCCCACAGCCCACATGAGATGTTAGCCCAGGTACTGCCTTCAAGACACCCAATCCAAGTATTTGGTCTAAAGGATATCCTACCATCACTCCCAAAGCAGCTACAGATCAGGGACTGCATTAGAAACGCTGGGAGTCGGGGGTGTGATCAAGGATGGAGTCAGGAGAGGAAGTAGGTACCATGGAGAGCCTCAGAAATGTATTGCATTCGAGGGTCACAGGAACTCCCTGGAGCAgagaatttcataaaattcaCATTCTGTTTTAGGCTCTTTGGGTGACAGAATGAGAGCTGGATTGAGTCGGGAAGATTGGAGGCAGAGAATCAGTCATACTTATCTTGTCACTGGTAAAAAGTAGTGGACTGAGCAAAGGGTCCAGCCACACCGCTGGACCAGAAACACATCTCTGAGGCTCCAAGCCATAATGATGCgccttcattcattcacttgtcATATTAAAAAGGAGCTACCACTCATTTGGAAGGAGAGTGTTCTTGTTTGGCTTCCTGTATTATTTACAACAGTTTTAAAAAGCTGTCCTTCCTCCATACAGCAGGTAGAGGTGTTTAATGGCTTTTGAGGCAAAGCAGAGTTTATGAACGCCTTCTGAGTGCACAGATTCGGGGCAAAGCCCAAACACAATATTCCTTACCATGCCTGAGAACTGTTCTACACTGTCTAAAATGATGCCATCAGCACAAACATCAGCAGCGCTGTTGAAGGCGACCTCCGTTGTCCCACGGGCCATTGCTTTTAGCAACACATCCTTATACTGTCCTCTGTCTTCTCGTCTCCTGTACAGAATTGCTATGTCTTGGGGCAGATAGCCCTCATGAAACAGGCTGTGACATTTTTCTGCCACATAGTTGGCTATTTGTTCTGGTGTCAGGTTAGCCTTGATCTCACACACGCCAGGCAAAGCCCCAGCACGCATTGCTTCCTCATAGGGAGCCTCCTGGAACGTTGCCAGGGTGTCTGGAAGGCCCATGGAGGGAGGGTTTTCTTGCATCCTCTTCATTTCATCTTTCATGACCTTAGCAATTTCCACAGCACAGTGGATCTCACTGGTGATCATTTTCCGAGGAAACTGAGCAGAAGGAACTGGAAGGCCACTACCATCTGCGTGCCGAACTTGGAAAGGATCCAGAAAAAGCCAGAGGATCCCGTGGTGAGGGTGTTCATTTGCAGCCCCGTTTGCTTTTGGATGGGTGGTGCTCTTAGCCTTCACGTACCAGTCACCATGTCTACTGCAGAAGTTCTCAGTCTCATCCATCACTATGTGTTTAATCTTTGGGAACTCTTCCCTCATGAAGGTCCTGCGGGTCACAGCTCGGCAGGTGACTTGCTGCCTGTAACCGGGAAGGAGAAAACAGGGTGTCAGGCTTAGAAACAAAGATAACGGGAGCTTTTCTTACTCTCTGAATTGGAAATAGAGGCTAATTCTTCTTTGCAGATCAGTTCACTGACAGAGGAAGTATGACCAAAGCACTCTGCGTCCAAGGTGCCTGACAGAATGCAGAGTTTAGAGACTGTTTGGTTAAATAAATTCTTCATGTGAAATTTTACTACAAAGTGGTTAGTTTAGTGGTTTGTACCTATAACTCTGGAGGCTGGGAATCctgagtcagcctgggctacataatgactGTAGGTCAATCTGGCCTACATAGCAATACTTGATttcaaaaaatgaacaaacaaaaagttagGAAACCATGTTATTTCTACTGGTCCAATTGTGATGGTTGGCAGCTAAAGGAAATCTCAAAGGTATCTCCTACTTCTTTATCTTGCCCTTTTGAAACAAGGGGGCCACCTCCTTTTCCGGGCATTTCAGAATCTATACATGCAGGAAAGGTATGTGTCCATTCAAATCTTGACTAGAGCAAGTTTTGTTTCTGCACTTGTCGTACAAGATTAGAAAGACCTTTGAGTTTTGGTTAGACAAACACCAATTGCTGACTTTCCTTCAAGAAACctgaaaagggagagaagaaatcaCAGGGCTTGTCATCTCTCGGGCCCATTTTCCTTCTGTGGTACAATGCAGTGTGCATATGTGCTATACAGATATGCTTTTCAAATGTGGTTGCTTCTTGTCTTCTCTAAGTTGGATCCAATTAATAGGGCACACTCACACAGATTTTATGATACAGGTCTGGGGCTTTTCTCTCTGTGCTTTGCCTTAGAACTCCATTCCTTCTCTTCTAGCTTGGCCTGGGTGGCTCTGGAGGACCGGCTCTGATTTTTGGCTGTCTCCATCCCTCCTCACCATAGGGGTTCCACGGATATTTGGCAATTAGGGTTTTAACtggtgtgtttttaaaatttagccATAGAGCTCGCTCATGCGCATGGTCACACTCAGGCGCACAGTTTCCTACCTAATCCAGCATCTGTGTGCGCTCCAACATCAACAGTATGCCCACACCCTGGCTCCACTCCAGTTAGATCTGTCACCCTTGATTTCTGGCATCCCTCTGTCTTTGACCTTGCTGTGCCCTCCTCGTCTCATGtatttctcttttgttctttggtGCTTGCTTGATTGCTTTTGATATAGGGTCTCAgggagtccaggctggcctcaaactctcagtccCCTTCTTCCCAGCTGCTGGAATTACCGGCAGGCACTCTCTCACACTTCCTAATGATTTAGGAGTCAAGTCTCCTTTCCTGGAAAGTAGCCGCTGACCAATCTCCAGCTGTGTGAGGCAGGCCTTTAGTATAATACCAGTAACACAGACAACACTTGCATTGCTCATTGTTAAAGTTTTCCTTGGTTTTGTTCCTCTGGCACTATATTTAATACCATCTAACAAATATGCTGCTCAATAAGATTTTTTGAATAATTATCACCAAAACAAAAGTGTGAATTTGCCCTCTTTGGTAACTTGTACAATGTCCAATTTATTTACTACACTGACAGCTGGAGATACCAGCCATACTTGCATTCATTCATAAGTTTTCTAAAattacttaaatatttttcaCTGGATTTTTATATCCAGTGATATTTTATAAACTAAGTCaaattgtatttaattttaaattcctGGTAGAGATAGTGACTAACTGGACAACCAAAACACTAATTACCCAGCAAAAAGTtacttaaagaaagagaagttcaTTTCTATTTTCCTTAGATCTAAGGCCACAGACTGTGAGAAAATGTTTCTACTTCTATAGAGAGTCAGAGCTGGGCCTGGAATCTTaatactcaggaagctgaggcaggaggattgagtttaaggccatcctgagctgaggagaaggactatctcaaaaaaccagtGGCAAGTTTGGGATTGAACGTGATAAATTACCTATTCTAGACCTCAACCACATGTGTGGTTAACTGAAGACTGTTAACTTCCATAGTGAAAACGCATTGCAAAACCTTACACTCCAAATACCAATTACTTTTCTGactgaaagacttttttttttaagtttatatggTAAAATTCTCACATCACAAAATCCCTTAGGGAGTCATTTTCACAAACAAAGAGGATCTCTTTTGGTTTGCAGTGGAACACATCCTTGATTTTCTCCACCATCTTTATGGCAAGAGCTGTCTTCCTGGTTCCAGGAAGGCAATGGATGAACAGTTCCCGGCTTTCCTGGAGGTTCCTGGAGAGTGTGTTGGCTTGCTCTTCTAAGCACTGCTTGAAGAACTCACAGCCTAGCTGGTCACTCAGCACAGATCTGGAACACAGTGAGACCAACACCAGGCCCTGTAGCAAATCCTCCACTTCAGCTTTGCTGGACAGTGTGTAGGGTCTGGGGTAGTACACAGGGGGTTGATCAGGTCTGGACCCTCTGCTGGCCAGGTATATCACCCTTGGAATGACACATATTTTCCCTGGGTAGCCTCCAAGAGTTTGTAGCTGCCTCTTTAACTGAAGGGCGGTGTTTTGAGTATAGTCGGCTCTTCCAGTCAAACTGGGGTCTGTTAGGATTGTATAGAGTACCAGAGGGCTGCCAACTGCTACCAGGAGTGCATCACATAGGACCTTCTCTTCTCTCATTAAACCAATATCGCCAGCCCAGCTTCTCGAAAATATCACAATGCCGTGAGAACAAGGGTGTGTCTGTGCCTTCAGTAAGTCTTCCAGTCCTTCGTGATCTGAGAACAGCTTCTTACAGAGGGATTCTGGCTGAaattgtaggttttcttgtgtcaCTGAAAATTGAAGGAATAGAAGTtaccaaaactttaaaaagcacaGGGCTGCTCTTGTAATCTGATGGAAAAGTGTGGCTCTAGCCTCGGAAccacggtttttttttttcctgttacaaAGAGAACATTACCAAGGTAGTTACTACAGTGTCTCTAGCCTGACTATGCTAGCTCTAAGGGAAGTTGTCAGGGACAGGTCTACAGCCAACAGGCTCCTGGCGCCCTTTTCTGGTTCCAGATGTCCACAGCTGCTGGGAAGATGCTTTTTTTCCCTAAGGGCCTTCTGCGAGGCTTATGCTTTGTGGGAAGTGAGAATCTTCGTTTAGAATAGCAATTCTTTTgttcgtttggtttggtttggtttggtttggtttggtttggtttggtttggtttggtttggtttggtttggttttcaagacagggttgttttcaagacagggtttctctgtgtagccctggctgtcctggaactcactctgtagaccaggctggcctcaaactcagaaatccacctgcctctgcctcccaagtgctgggagtaaaggcgtgtgccatcactgcccagctgagaATAGCAATTCTTAACCAAAAGTCTGAAGgcattttattatgtgtatgtgtgtgtgtacgtgtgtgtgtgtgtgtgtgtacctgtgtgtgtgtgtgtatgtgtgtgtgtatgtgtatgtgtgtacgtgtgtgtacgtgtgtgtacctgtgtgtgtgtgtacgtgtgtgtacgtgtgtgtgtctgtgtgtacctgtgtgtgtgtgtgtacgtgtgtgtgtgtacatgtgtgtacgtgtgtgtgtctgttgtacctctgtgtgtgtgtacgtgtgtgtatgtgtgtacgtgtgtgtacatgtgtgtgtgtgttcagtatatgtggaggtcagaggacaactttcaaaagaaggttctctccttccaccatgtggggcccAGAGATTAAACTTGGGGTACCTGCTGGTAGGCTCTTTTACCCAtccagccatctcaccagccaagaCAATGTCTGGAGACTTTTTGATTATTATAACTATAAGGAGGCTTCTGGCATCTCATGAATAGAAGCCAGGGATACAGCCAAGCAATGCGTAATTGACAAAACACTCCCTCTGTGATGCGATTCAAATGTTAGTAGTGCTGAAGCCGAAGAAAATTTgcttgagagtgtgtgtgtgtaaccctcTGACTCCCTCTATATTAAATAAGCATGGAAAGAGAGCATACCTCACGGGGATCTCAGCAAAGGAGCAAGAACTACATAACCAGTGAGCTCTACCACCCCACAGCCCAGCTATTGGGGCCAGAGTGGAACAACCCCTTCAGGAAGGGTTCTAGAGCATAGTGCCCCCTGACCATACAAACTGTCAACTTCTTCAGAGCACCTGTGACCACTTGGAGGCCACTGTCAAGATCAGACATGACCTCATggaacccaagctggccttgaacttggtatACAATCAAGGATGAACTCAAACATTTGATTCTtcacttcctgagtgctagattCCAGGTTCGTGTTACCATGCTCTGTTTACatggtgttaggaattgaacccagggctttgagtaTTCTAGGAGACACTCTagctaccaactgagccatatcctCTGTTCATGAATTCTCTATATACCTGTCTCTGATCTTGGATGTAATCCTTATGTGAGTAAAAATCccacattaaaatttttatttatttaataaataaataagcatgacAAAGTTTTCATATGATAGAGACCCAAGGAACTTCAGCACTTTACATTTTGAAGAATAAAAGACATAGGTGGTTAGAACTCAATGCATTTGGAACTGTAATAGAGATTGAGGACGAGAAtttaagattctctctctctctctctttcgcactctctctctcttccacccccgcccccgtgtgtgtgtgtgtgtgtgtgtgtgtgtgtgtgtgtgtgtgtgtgtgtgtaattgtaggACCATTATGTCTGCTAAATGTTACATTTGACAttctctaagaaaaaaaatttgaaTTACATGCTATTCATTCCTCCCAGCCTAattatctttttcctttttctttttcagtgttcttagccactgagccatctctccagccccctaattaTCTTTTTCAATGCTGAGTATCATACTCAGGACCTGGtccatgctctaccactgaattatGCTTTATTTCATTAAATGATCTCAGCTAAAACGAGGAGGGAGTTCATGAACCTGGGCTGGGtgacatagtgagatcctgtcttaaaaaacaaacaaaatcaagacaGAGATGTATGTACCTGAAAAGAAATGGCGCTGCAGAGTTTCCTTAT contains:
- the Slfn14 gene encoding protein SLFN14 (The RefSeq protein has 2 substitutions, 1 non-frameshifting indel compared to this genomic sequence) translates to MPYAEITVNLGKVTLGEENRKKMTNSCLKRHENSSLVQAVCALLNSGGGVIKAEINDKSYSYRCHGLGQDLETSFQKLLPSGSQKHLDYMQQNHDLLIFVKSWSPDASSLPLRICSLRSNLYQRDVTSAINLCANGALELLREKESRAQRGTPRLHSQDHILNRTIQEEEDIKMCALEFLKKDKLNFKEKLSFTESTHVEFKRFTTKKIVPRIKETLAHYVSAFANTQGGYIIIGVDDKSKEVFGCKKEKVNPDSLKTEIKNCIEKLPTYHFCREKPKVNFTTKILKVYQKEALYGFVCVVQVEPFCCVVFAEDPDSWIMENNIVTRLKVQQWVEMMLDIQSDPSSGFPTINDSAHLMTPALSAPRRPAYLTKVLEHKETLQRHFFSVTQENLQFQPESLCKKLFSDHEGLEDLLKAQTHPCSHGIVIFSRSWAGDIGLMREEKVLCDALLVAVGSPLVLYTILTDPSSTGRADYTQNTALQLKRQLQTLGGYPGKICVIPRVIYLASRGSRPDQPPVYYPRPYTLSSKAEVEDLLQGLVLVSLCSRSVLSDQLGCEFFKQCLEEQANTLSRNLQESRELFIHCLPGTRKTALAIKMVEKIKDVFHCKPKEILFVCENDSLRDFVMQQVTCRAVTRRTFMREEFPKIKHIVMDETENFCSRHGDWYVKAKSTTHPKANGAANEHPHHGILWLFLDPFQVRHADGSGLPVPSAQFPRKMITSEIHCAVEIAKVMKDEMKRMQENPPSMGLPDTLATFQEAPYEEAMRAGALPGVCEIKANLTPEQIANYVAEKCHSLFHEGYLPQDIAILYRRREDRGQYKDVLLKAMARGTTEVAFNSAADVCADGIILDSVEQFSGMVRNIVFGLCPESVHSEGVHKLCFASKAIKHLYLLYGGRTAF